In one Methylobacterium sp. SyP6R genomic region, the following are encoded:
- a CDS encoding ABC transporter ATP-binding protein produces MTLLVVAGLTKRFGGVAAAKDVSFTLAAGEMLAIIGPNGAGKSTTFNMVGGQLRPDAGTIALDGRSIAGLPARAIWKAGVGRTFQVAQTFVSMTVAENVQMALLSHHGRSRGLFRDASALYRDEALSLLAGVGMRTDAERPVSELAYGDVKRVELAVALASRPKLLLMDEPTAGMAPRERSGLMALTAEVARTRGIGVLYTEHDMEAVFAHADRVLVLVRGEIIAAGTPEEIRANPRVKQVYLGEAGTEAAMRARRKAVA; encoded by the coding sequence ATGACGCTCCTCGTCGTCGCGGGCCTGACCAAGCGCTTCGGCGGCGTCGCCGCCGCCAAGGACGTGTCGTTCACCCTGGCGGCCGGCGAAATGCTGGCGATCATCGGGCCGAACGGCGCCGGCAAGTCCACCACCTTCAACATGGTGGGCGGGCAGCTCCGCCCCGATGCCGGAACCATCGCGCTCGACGGGCGCTCGATCGCCGGCCTGCCGGCGCGGGCGATCTGGAAGGCCGGCGTCGGGCGCACCTTCCAGGTCGCCCAGACCTTCGTGTCGATGACGGTGGCCGAGAACGTCCAGATGGCGCTCCTGTCGCATCACGGCCGCTCGCGCGGCCTGTTCCGGGATGCGAGCGCGCTCTACCGCGACGAGGCGTTGTCCCTGCTCGCCGGGGTCGGGATGCGGACGGACGCCGAGCGCCCGGTCTCGGAACTGGCCTATGGCGACGTGAAGCGGGTCGAACTGGCGGTGGCCCTCGCCTCCCGGCCCAAGCTGCTGCTGATGGACGAGCCCACTGCCGGCATGGCGCCGCGGGAGCGCTCGGGGCTGATGGCGCTCACCGCCGAGGTGGCGCGGACGCGCGGCATCGGCGTTCTCTACACCGAGCACGACATGGAGGCGGTCTTCGCCCATGCCGACCGGGTGCTGGTGCTGGTGCGCGGCGAGATCATCGCCGCCGGCACGCCGGAGGAGATCCGGGCGAACCCGCGGGTCAAGCAGGTCTATCTCGGCGAGGCCGGCACCGAGGCGGCGATGCGCGCGCGCCGGAAGGCGGTGGCATGA
- a CDS encoding ABC transporter ATP-binding protein: protein MNALLDVSGLTASYGRAQVLFGVTLRLRPGEVVALMGRNGAGKSTTLKAIMGVLPPTGGTVWFEGRAVTGWEPFRVARLGLGYVPEERRIFTDLTVMENLEVGRKVPADGRAAWTPDKLFSIFPNLAEMRTRRAAAMSGGEQQMLTIARTLMGNPHAVLLDEPSEGLAPVIVEQMADAVLRMKREGIAVLLSEQNLSFAGAVSDRAYVIEKGAIHFEGTMAALEADEAVREAYLTV, encoded by the coding sequence ATGAACGCTCTTCTCGACGTCTCGGGCCTGACGGCGTCGTACGGCCGGGCCCAGGTGCTGTTCGGCGTGACCCTGCGCCTGCGCCCCGGCGAGGTCGTGGCACTGATGGGCCGCAACGGCGCCGGCAAGTCGACGACGCTCAAGGCGATCATGGGGGTGCTGCCGCCGACCGGCGGCACGGTGTGGTTCGAGGGCCGGGCGGTCACCGGTTGGGAGCCGTTTCGCGTCGCCCGCCTCGGCCTCGGCTACGTGCCGGAGGAGCGGCGCATCTTCACCGACCTCACGGTGATGGAAAACCTCGAGGTCGGCCGCAAGGTGCCGGCGGACGGGCGCGCCGCCTGGACGCCGGACAAGCTGTTCTCGATCTTTCCCAACCTCGCCGAGATGCGCACCCGCCGGGCCGCCGCGATGTCGGGCGGCGAGCAGCAGATGCTCACCATCGCCCGGACCCTGATGGGCAATCCTCACGCGGTGCTGCTCGACGAGCCCTCGGAGGGTCTGGCGCCGGTCATCGTCGAGCAGATGGCCGACGCCGTGCTCCGGATGAAGCGCGAGGGCATCGCGGTCCTGCTCTCGGAACAGAATTTGAGCTTTGCCGGCGCGGTCTCGGACCGGGCCTACGTGATCGAGAAGGGCGCGATCCATTTCGAGGGGACGATGGCGGCGTTGGAGGCGGATGAGGCGGTGCGGGAAGCG